Proteins encoded together in one Candidatus Poribacteria bacterium window:
- a CDS encoding SidA/IucD/PvdA family monooxygenase: MNTQTKLLMADSFRKPIAIPTDNHLAHRNVPITIIGGGIHGVAIAIRLLRDMPTAAKYLAILDRHPQPLVQWRCKTERQGMTFLRSPAVHHITPDALGIVEYAERHNRTNELAPPYSQPSTQLFWDFCNAALAELETRKVYYQFDVAKLRWDKGAGRFPFRIISTNNQGFRSRCVILAIGADDCAYVPPEFVQWQRRYPDRVLHASQFTVNCEEARDSKDKIVIVGGGLTAGTLAKSLSVRGHSIALIARKQLKTEQFDFPPVWLGPKALTEFANETDFRRRYGIIQQNRGEGSITPDIMEVLLDTPNVDIYPKTCIRNIVATGKYPQTQRLRVETTRGVIADVSRVILATGYRFDLRCYGFLRELITQHQVPLVCGLPQLDTDLQLHPIENLFGTGTIAQLQIGPASGNIAGANLAYERLREQLLLYL, from the coding sequence ATGAACACACAAACAAAGTTACTGATGGCTGACAGTTTCCGAAAGCCGATAGCCATTCCCACTGACAACCATTTAGCACATCGGAACGTTCCAATTACCATCATCGGTGGCGGGATACATGGTGTCGCTATTGCGATTCGGCTGCTCCGTGACATGCCGACAGCAGCGAAATACCTCGCAATCCTTGACCGACATCCGCAACCTCTTGTCCAGTGGCGATGTAAAACGGAACGCCAAGGCATGACCTTTCTCCGTTCCCCTGCTGTTCATCACATTACGCCTGATGCGTTGGGTATCGTTGAATACGCAGAGCGTCACAACCGAACAAATGAATTGGCACCGCCATATTCACAACCCTCTACGCAACTCTTTTGGGATTTCTGCAACGCTGCGCTTGCCGAATTGGAGACGCGCAAGGTCTATTATCAGTTTGATGTGGCAAAATTGCGGTGGGACAAAGGCGCGGGTCGGTTTCCGTTCCGCATCATCTCAACGAATAATCAAGGGTTTCGGAGTCGTTGTGTCATCCTTGCTATCGGGGCTGACGACTGTGCTTATGTGCCACCCGAGTTCGTCCAATGGCAACGTCGGTACCCCGATAGGGTTTTACACGCCTCTCAATTTACAGTGAATTGTGAGGAGGCGCGAGATAGTAAAGACAAAATTGTTATTGTTGGTGGTGGATTAACGGCAGGGACACTTGCGAAGAGTCTCAGCGTGCGCGGACATAGTATAGCATTGATTGCTCGGAAGCAGTTAAAGACGGAACAATTCGATTTTCCGCCGGTGTGGTTAGGTCCCAAAGCACTCACCGAGTTTGCGAACGAAACCGATTTTCGGCGACGCTACGGGATAATTCAGCAGAACAGAGGGGAAGGGAGCATTACGCCTGATATTATGGAGGTGTTGCTGGATACTCCGAATGTTGACATCTATCCTAAGACCTGTATCCGAAACATCGTTGCGACGGGAAAGTATCCGCAAACACAAAGGCTGCGGGTTGAGACGACGCGTGGTGTCATCGCTGACGTATCTCGCGTTATCCTCGCAACGGGATATCGATTTGACCTTCGCTGTTATGGATTTTTGAGAGAACTAATCACACAACATCAAGTTCCGCTTGTGTGTGGACTCCCACAGCTTGATACGGATTTACAACTCCATCCAATTGAGAATCTCTTCGGAACTGGCACCATCGCGCAGCTTCAGATAGGTCCGGCTTCAGGCAACATCGCTGGTGCGAATCTCGCTTATGAACGCCTTCGCGAACAATTGCTCTTATATCTGTAG